The following proteins come from a genomic window of Deltaproteobacteria bacterium:
- the nadC gene encoding carboxylating nicotinate-nucleotide diphosphorylase: MELSTLIDKAIEEDLGEGDITTDTLVDPKLPALAVLSSKQTCVLAGLDIAHKVFTRIDPQCKWDPQTKDGEWVEAGETIVKIRGKAASLLKAERVALNFLQHLCGIATQTRKFVDAVSNTKVKILDTRKTLPGWRALEKYAVRMGGGNNHRLGLFDRYLIKNNHIDIAGGISKAVEKVLSHKKSSILVEVEVRNLEELKIALKYPVDIILLDNFDTKLAKEAVQIGKGKVKFEASGGINLFNVAEYAATGVDFISVGALTHSAPAADLHLVITGTV, translated from the coding sequence TTGGAACTAAGCACCTTAATCGACAAAGCGATTGAAGAAGATTTGGGAGAAGGGGATATCACTACGGATACCCTTGTGGACCCTAAGTTGCCGGCGCTTGCGGTTCTGTCCTCCAAGCAAACGTGCGTGCTTGCCGGTCTTGATATTGCCCACAAAGTTTTTACTCGCATCGATCCTCAATGCAAATGGGATCCACAAACAAAAGATGGAGAATGGGTTGAAGCGGGAGAAACGATTGTCAAAATTCGGGGAAAAGCGGCTTCTCTTTTGAAAGCGGAGAGGGTGGCCCTCAATTTTCTGCAACATCTTTGTGGGATTGCGACACAGACTCGCAAATTTGTTGATGCGGTAAGTAACACAAAAGTGAAAATTCTCGATACGCGCAAAACCCTTCCGGGTTGGCGCGCGCTGGAAAAATATGCGGTCCGTATGGGCGGCGGGAACAATCACCGGTTGGGACTCTTCGATCGTTATCTCATCAAAAATAATCACATCGATATTGCAGGCGGTATTTCAAAGGCGGTTGAAAAAGTTTTGAGCCACAAAAAATCCAGCATACTGGTGGAGGTAGAAGTGCGCAATCTTGAGGAACTGAAAATAGCCCTGAAATACCCCGTGGATATTATTTTGTTGGATAATTTTGACACCAAACTTGCGAAAGAAGCGGTCCAGATTGGCAAAGGGAAAGTAAAGTTTGAAGCCTCGGGCGGAATCAATCTTTTCAACGTCGCCGAATACGCCGCAACTGGTGTTGATTTCATCTCTGTTGGAGCGTTAACCCACTCCGCTCCCGCGGCCGATTTGCATCTTGTGATTACTGGAACCGTTTGA
- a CDS encoding succinate dehydrogenase/fumarate reductase iron-sulfur subunit — protein MNFNLKIWRQKNSREKGKLVDYKLEGISPDLSLLEMLDVLNEKLVKEEKDPVAFDHDCREGICGSCSMVVNGNPHGPLPGTATCQIYMRHFKDGDCIVIEPFRARAFPLIKDLSVDRTALDRIIKAGGFVSTNTGCAQDANNILISKKNSDKAFLAATCVGCGACVAVCKNASAMLFVAAKVSHLDLLPQGEVETEIRVQKMVDQMDKEGFGACTNTGACAKACPKGISLETIARLNRKYLKAALKK, from the coding sequence GTGAATTTTAATTTAAAAATTTGGCGTCAAAAAAATTCCAGAGAGAAAGGCAAGTTGGTCGACTACAAACTTGAAGGAATTTCGCCTGATCTTTCCTTGTTGGAAATGCTCGATGTGCTCAACGAAAAACTCGTGAAGGAAGAAAAAGACCCCGTGGCTTTTGATCACGATTGCAGAGAAGGAATTTGCGGCTCCTGCTCCATGGTCGTCAACGGCAATCCCCACGGACCTTTGCCGGGAACCGCCACCTGCCAAATTTACATGCGGCATTTCAAAGACGGTGATTGCATTGTGATTGAGCCTTTTCGCGCCCGCGCTTTTCCGTTGATTAAGGATCTCTCTGTGGACCGCACTGCTTTGGACCGCATTATCAAAGCGGGTGGATTTGTTTCGACCAACACCGGTTGCGCGCAAGACGCCAACAATATTCTGATATCGAAGAAAAATTCCGACAAAGCTTTTTTGGCGGCCACCTGCGTTGGTTGCGGCGCCTGCGTGGCAGTCTGCAAAAATGCCTCGGCCATGCTTTTTGTGGCGGCCAAAGTGAGCCATCTGGATTTATTGCCGCAGGGAGAAGTGGAAACTGAAATCCGCGTGCAAAAAATGGTGGATCAAATGGATAAAGAAGGATTCGGCGCCTGCACCAACACGGGTGCCTGCGCCAAGGCCTGTCCCAAAGGAATTAGTCTGGAAACCATCGCGCGGCTAAACAGAAAATATCTCAAAGCCGCACTCAAAAAATAA
- the pckA gene encoding phosphoenolpyruvate carboxykinase (ATP) has translation MEQNFQKKFVNLSVDDLLQQALNRKEGTLASNGALVVTTGKRTGRSPNDRFFVPSPAIHDKIEWGAGNLSFDPEKFDPLLKKVLNHLQKKEVFIHEGYACADPEQRFTIRVVAELAWHALFANHLFLRFAPNEKLRGEPNMTIIAAPLFLADPKTDGTNSETFVILNFEKNIILIGGTQYAGEIKKSIFTTLNYLLPEKEILTMHCSANVGEKEDVALFFGLSGTGKTTLSADPHRRLIGDDEHAWNNHGVFNLEGGCYAKCINLSHKYEPQIWGAIKKGTVVENVVLNPATKKIDYTDAGITENTRAAYPLDYIDNAKIPSVGGHPNVIFFLTADAFGVLPPVSRLAPEEAMYHFLSGYTAKLAGTEAGVKDPQATFSSCFGAPFLPRPATFYAEMFGKKLKKHQVPVYLINTGWIGGPVGVGERISLPHTRAIINACLNGSLSKTNFTPVPQFHLSIPSECPNVPGNILNPSNAWKDKQAYAVQATKLADLFTKNFKRFQ, from the coding sequence ATGGAACAAAATTTTCAAAAAAAATTCGTGAATCTTTCGGTGGATGATCTTCTGCAACAGGCATTAAACCGTAAAGAGGGGACGCTTGCCTCCAACGGTGCTTTGGTTGTCACCACCGGAAAAAGAACGGGACGTTCTCCCAACGACCGCTTTTTTGTTCCGAGTCCCGCCATCCACGACAAAATTGAGTGGGGTGCGGGCAATCTATCGTTTGATCCGGAAAAATTTGATCCTCTTTTGAAAAAAGTTTTGAATCATCTGCAGAAAAAAGAGGTTTTTATTCACGAAGGTTATGCCTGCGCTGATCCGGAACAACGTTTCACCATCCGCGTTGTGGCGGAACTTGCGTGGCACGCTCTTTTTGCCAATCATCTGTTTTTGCGTTTTGCGCCCAATGAAAAACTTCGGGGCGAGCCCAACATGACGATTATTGCCGCGCCCCTCTTTCTGGCCGATCCAAAAACAGACGGCACCAACTCCGAAACTTTCGTCATCCTTAACTTTGAAAAGAACATTATTTTAATTGGCGGAACGCAATACGCCGGTGAAATTAAAAAATCAATCTTCACAACCCTGAATTATTTATTGCCCGAAAAAGAAATTTTGACGATGCACTGTTCCGCTAATGTCGGAGAAAAAGAAGATGTCGCCCTTTTCTTCGGCCTCTCCGGCACAGGAAAGACAACGCTTTCCGCGGACCCGCACCGCCGTTTGATTGGCGATGATGAACACGCATGGAACAATCATGGCGTCTTTAATCTGGAAGGGGGCTGTTACGCCAAGTGCATTAATCTTTCGCATAAATATGAGCCGCAGATTTGGGGAGCCATCAAAAAAGGAACCGTCGTAGAGAACGTGGTTCTCAATCCGGCGACAAAGAAAATTGATTACACCGATGCCGGCATCACCGAAAATACCCGTGCCGCGTATCCGCTTGATTACATCGACAACGCAAAAATCCCCAGCGTGGGCGGCCATCCCAATGTCATTTTCTTTTTAACGGCCGACGCCTTTGGTGTATTGCCACCCGTTTCCCGGCTGGCACCCGAAGAAGCGATGTATCATTTCCTTTCCGGCTACACCGCAAAGCTCGCCGGCACGGAAGCTGGCGTGAAAGACCCGCAGGCAACTTTCAGCAGTTGCTTTGGAGCCCCATTTTTGCCGAGGCCCGCAACTTTTTATGCTGAAATGTTTGGAAAAAAATTAAAGAAACATCAAGTTCCGGTTTATCTCATCAACACAGGCTGGATTGGCGGACCGGTTGGTGTGGGAGAAAGAATCAGCCTTCCTCACACACGCGCAATCATCAATGCCTGCTTAAATGGGTCTCTCTCAAAAACAAATTTCACACCGGTGCCACAATTTCATCTGAGTATTCCGTCAGAATGTCCCAACGTTCCCGGCAATATTCTCAACCCCTCCAATGCGTGGAAAGATAAACAGGCCTACGCCGTGCAGGCCACAAAACTTGCTGACCTGTTCACAAAAAATTTCAAACGGTTCCAGTAA